In Prosthecobacter dejongeii, the DNA window GGGTTATGATGTATGGCTACCAAACACCAGCGCACCGCCAAGTGAGACATGGCTGAGCGAAGCCGAGGCGGAGACCCTGCGCATCCTGAACAGAGTGCCTGCTTACCCGCACGAATTGAATGCCGAGACCTTCCCTCAAGAGGCCGGGCTGGAAAGCCGCGCCATGAGCTTTACCAAAGGCTGCTACATCGGTCAGGAGATTCTTTCCCGCATCAAAACCACTGGCAAGATGCCTCGCCAGCTCATCGCCTGGACCAGCGAAACGGAGCAACCCCATGGAGAGTTTTTGATGAATGCCGAGGGTAAAGAAGTCGGCCAGATCACCAGTGCCACTTGGCACCCCGAAAAGCAGACTTACGTCGGCCTGGCGTATGTACGCCAAGCTGCCGCAGATGCAGGCACATGGCAGACTTTCTCAGGGCAGACGGTGCAGGCGGTTTGATCAAAATCACGTCGTTCCCTTTTTTAATCTTTAGGTGCCGCTTCCAAAAGAGGCGGCACAAACTCACGCATGAAGACTTTCATATCTTCCAAGGCGTTCAACTCCGCATAGGGATCCATGCTGCCAAGAGCCTGATCTTTCAGGGGTGCAAAGAAGGACAGCAAAGCCCAGCGGTGGTCAATGTTGCGCAGCAGAGCATCCGCATAAGAATAGCCCACATGCTCATCATAAGAGGAGGCGGTGCGCCCCTGGGAACCTTGATACCAATACACATTGAGAGCCTTTGTCCGCACGACAGCCCCCGCCGCGTTTTGCACATCCCGGTGCATCGTCAGCAGAGTCGCCTGAACGGGCTGAGGGAGACCGCAATCAAACTCAATGAAGCTCTTGCCGCTGATCACCCACCCCTGCCCAGGCAGACAGATTTGAGGTTCATGGAGGGAGCGTTTCACGGGCCCGCTCAAGACCACAGAGGCCAGCACCGCACGCTCTCGCGTGAAGTAAAAGCGACGCCCGATCTGCACCCCTTCATTTAGGTTTTGCCGTTCGACCGCCATCATAGGCATGTCCTGACTTTCAAAATTTCCCAATCGCTCTGGCAGATCCAGACTGATGGGCGGTGCCCCCACCCGATACGTGGTATCCGTGACCGCACAAAAGGCCAGCCCGACGCCACAAATGAGCACCGAAACAGCCAAAGGCAGCCACGGACTTTTGCCCACTATCACGGGCGCAGGACGGGGCGCCTCCGGCGACTGCGGGCGTTTTTTCGACTCACGTTTTTCGAGAATGGTTGCGATGGCAAACATGCCCGCCAGGGCCACGCCAAAGACCGCGAATCCAGCCAGGGTATGAAAGGCGCTCATCTCCTGCTGCCCGGCGATGTTTCTTCCCACCGCGAACTCAACGCCAAACCACTTGCTACCCAAGGTAAGCAAGATCATCCGGACAAAATTCCCTAACACCGCCAGCGGAATGGCGCTGGCGAACAGCACGGTGCGCGCGCCCCAAGTCTTCAGCATCAGCCAGCCGTAGAGGGCGCTGATCATCAGCAATGAAAAGAGAGAACGAATGCCGCTGCAGGGCTCATCCACATCCAGCTTAAACTCAGCCCCCTGGGCAAGACCACGCGCGGCATCTGCGGCGGAGTGGATGCCCGTACCATCCCGCACTACGTCCAGACCCACCAAGTTCAGAAAGCCAGAAGAAGCCTTGGCCGTCAAAATGCGCAGTGGGAAGGCGAGGCGCGTCTCCAGAGGAACCATCGGCCACATAAAAACAAGGAAGGCCCAGGGAAAAACCAGCCACTTTACCCAGTGCCAACCGCCCAGCATGAGGATGAGACCGAGGGTCACGAGCTGCACGGCCATGAAACCTGGGTAACCCGTATCCACCTTATACCCTGCCCAATAACAAACCATGCCGACCACCAGCAGCGGTGCACCGAACCACGAAACCCGCAATGGCAAACGCCGCAGATCATCCCGCATGCGCCAGATGAGCCAGCCCACGATGGGAGCTACGGCCAAGCAGTAGTACCACTCGGAATCGGCAGCGGCTTTGTTCACGATCCCCATCACGATGCTGGACCGCGACTCAAACTCCCAATGCTGGTAAGGCCACAGGACGGTCAGCAAAAACACAAGAAAGCCGCCAATGGACCACACAATCGTGGCCTGACGCGAAGCATTGGGAGAGGGCAGAGGGGGGGGCGAACTCATCTCGATAAGCAGCAGGCTGAAAGCATGCCTGCCACAGTGGCAGACAACTGTCCACGTTCACAGGCTGGAATTTATTTGATATTGAGCTTAATTATTTCCACATGGCCGAAACTCCCCCCTCCTCCCCGGCACGGAAGCCCTTGCTCAAGGATGCTCCCGAATCCACTCCTGCCCCCGCCCCAGCCCGCGCTCCCAGCACCGCCCAGCGCAAAAAGCAGGAACCGACAAAGCCGACCTCCAGCGTGTGGAAACCAGCCCTCATTTTATCTGCCGTTCAATTCGTCTTCGTGGGAGGCCTTGCGCTTTGGGGGAGCTCTTATTTAGCGCAGAAGGCACCTACTAGCAGCCCAGGTGCAGCATCACCGGAGGTTTCCGCCTCCATGAAAGTGGCTCTCGACCAAGCGAATGCCCAGATCGCAGCGCTGCAGCGGCAATTGGATGCCCAAGGTGAAGAACGGGCCAAGACTCAGAGCCGCCTTCAGGAAATGGCGGACCGCATGGCCCTCGTCATACAGCAGTCCTCCTTCGTCCCTTCGGCAGACACGGCCCGCGTCTCTGACCAGGATGCCTCCCAAGTCGCCGCCATGATGCCCAGTGTGACGCCGGCCACGGGGGAGCTGATTCTCATCAAGGAGCGCAATCGTCTCACCAGCTACGCCGATAAAGCCATCGCCACGGGCAGCCGGGAATCTCTCCAGGCCCTGGTCGAAGCCATGATGGACCCCGCCATGAAAAACTTGACCCATGCGGCGCAGGCGGAATTTAAACGCGTGCAGGCTTACTACGACATGGGCATCAGCATTGACCCAGGCTACACCCTGCCCGTGCGCGAGCTGTTTAAAGACAGTCCCGTCACGCGTGAGGCGGATCTCTCCCCTGCCCAGCTTCATGGCCTGATGCAGGATGCAAAACAGCCCTGGGAGGCACGCCTGCGTTCAGCTTTCCTGCTTCGCTCTAGCACAGAAGCTGAGACCAATGCCCTCCTGCTCAAAGTCCTCAAAGAAGATCCGATTCTGGACGTGGCCAAACAAGCCCAAATCACCTTTGAAAACCGTGTGGGCCGTAAGTTCCGCCTTTTTGATATCCCTTCCATTGAGGCCTGGTGGCAGGCGCAGGGGGGCGACAAGCCCGCCTTAAAGATGATCGAGCCCGGCAAATAAACAGCCGTTATGGGGTCGCATCGGTGCCACCCGCTCGGCACCACCCTAAAGATCTGCCTGATCTTGCCGCTAGATCCCGCCTCGGCCTTGATGCCTGGGGAGGTTCAGATACATTTGCTGTCCCCCCACCCAATGAGAGCCCCCGCACCACCAGCAGGGGCATCTCCATTTTTTTGGTTGGGGCTCACCTGCCCTAACCATGAAATTGCCCCCTCTTTTTCGCGCTTCGGCCCTGCTTCGCTCCCTCCTGTTCTTGGCAGCTTGGGTTTTAGCCGGTGCTGGGATTTCTCCAGCCGCCGTCTTGTTACAGGACAGTTTTGAAAACGGCATCAAAGCCACCCCAGACAGCAGCAGCATCGGCAACTGGACCAATTTCGCGGACGCAGGGGTGACCGAATCTGGTGGGGTGCTGACCGTGATGACGACCAACAGCGGCGTTTCCAATTCAGGTAACTTTTCCACCACCGTCCGGCCAGAGCTGAATCCCTTCACTTCCACCATTCAGTTTTCGGTCACTGACTTTGATCTCGCCGGCACGGGAGATTATGCGGCGGACAACACCGGGCGCTTCCGCATCGGCCTCACCTCCACGCTGGGATCCTTCTTTGGTAGCAACGACGCCTTCGCTCTGGAAATCAACAATGGTGGCCATGGCTTTCGCCTGGGTACCAAAGCCGACAATACCGCCAATGATCCCAGCGGCTCGGTCGCTTCAGGCTTCGGCCTCACCAGTGCCATCACCGCCTTTGATTTTACCTTCACTAGCACCACTTGGGACCTCGTGCTGTATTCCGGCGAAACCATTCTCTTCGATCAAGCCGGGAACTGGTCTCTAGGAGATGCGGCCAACTGGGGCGCGGGCACGGCCAATACAGGAGCCTCATCCCTCTTACTCGCCGTCCAAAACACCAATACCACCGGCACCCCCACGGGTTTCAAATCCTTCTCCATTGGCAGCATCGAAGTCAGTGCCACCATCGTGCCCGAGCCCTCACGCGCGCTGCTACTCGGCCTAGCTCTCGCGGGCCTAGCGCTGAGAAGGTCCCGGGCGCCATAAAGAAGGTCTCTCGAACGAGATATCGTCGGTTCATCACTTCAGGAGTTAGACTGAGGATCGTCCATCTCCCTCATTCACCTCATCCGCAGGCAATCAAATTCCGAACCGATTCCAGTAACAGATGACTTTTCACCGAGACTTTCTTATAACCTGGAAAGCTCCCTGATGAACACATCCTCGACGACTCAAAATCCCATCCGTCACGAAGTCGAAATTCAAGTGACTCGCGAGATGATGATCAAGGCTTGGCGGGCCTGGTTTTTCAAAAATGAACATTGGTTAGGCCTGAGCCTAGCTGTCTTGCTGATTGGCATTGGCGTCTGCATGGATCTACGTGATGGCATCTTAGGCAGCTTCTCCATCATCTCCCTCACATTACTGGCGATGGGTTTCTTCATTTACGTGGGGGGTTATTGGATGGGGCGAAGCCGCGCCATCACGAAGTTGGAAAGTATCATCGAGGGCAAAGCCCGATACACCTTTACCGAAGAGACTATCCAAGCTGAGAGCTCGCTAGGCAGTATGACCCTGGGCTGGGCTGCCTTGGACGAGGTGAGGCAATATGAAGACCTGATCCTCCTGGGCTTTCGTGGAGCCTCGTATTCTACCCTGCCCAAAGCACAGCTCACACCTGCAGCCCTCGCCTTTTTGCTGGAGCGCGCGGAGGTGAATGGGATCAAGACCCGAGGGTTTTGACATCCTCGCCAGCCATAGTGTCACTTTTTTGCAGAAGCGTTAATGCGTTGTCTCCATTCATTCACCGAAAGGATTTCAACCTCTTCAAAAGGCAGTTCCTTGAGGCTCGTCCAGCGATCCTCGACCTTCGCTCCACGGAAATCGAAGGTCATCACATGGATGGAGCCGTCCTTAAACACATAGTTGACCTCATGCGGTCGCTGAAGAGAGAAGTGCTTTTCCACGCCCATCACTTCGGGGCTGATGTGCACGGCGATGCCGCGCAGCTCTGGATGAGCCTGAACCGCGCTGAGCCATGAAGGCAGCGAGGTTTCACTCGTCTTTTTAGGGGCCGTCACACAGCCTGTCATTAAACAGACAGCTAGGGACAACAGATGAAATTTGCCAGTCATAACACCCCTCACGGCACCACCGTCACAGGCGTGCCCATGGGGCAAGCGAGGAAGAATTTCTCGGCCATGTGGCCGGGGAGGCGGATGCAGCCGTGGGAGGCGGGGTAGCCGGGGAGGTAGCCCTGGTGCATGCCCACACCGCCGTAGATGCGCATGAAATAGTACATCTTCGCCCCTTCAAAGCGGGTGCCAGGCGGGCGGCGGTCCTTGCGGTTGTCAATGTTTGTCATCACCACATTGCCGTACATGTCTTCGTAGTCGCCGTAGATGGAGGATTTGTGGTCAATGTCCTTCTCGATCACGCGATAGCGCCCTGGGCGAGTATCATACCCTTCGGAGCCGGAGGAAATAGGCGAGCCACCCGCGAGGTGACCACCTTTGTAGAGATAGACCATCTGCTCGCCCAGGACGATGCGGATGGAGGGCCGGCCCTGCATCCCATCGGCATACCAAAAGGAGCCATCGCTGCGAAACAGGCCCATCACGCGGGAGGGCAGTTTTTTGGCCACATTCACGCCCTGCTGCCCATAACGAAACAGGTTCTGCCCATAGGACGGCTGGCCCCCGTATGCGGGCTGCCCGCCATAATAATAAGGCTGGGTGGAGCAACTGACGCTGAGCAGCGGCAGAAGAAGCAGGCAGGCGGAAAGCAGGCGGGGGAAGGTCATGCGGAGGGTGATACGGATGAAAGCATAAAGATAGCCTGCTTGGACAGATAAGTTTCAGCCCTGCTTCTGCCCTTGCATCTGAGAACGCTCCATGGCTTCATGGGCGCGCATGAAGCGTCTCCTTACTCTTTTCGCCTTTCTCACCACGGCAGCCTTTGCCGGGGAACCTGCGTCCATCGCCCCAGGTCTGTCTCCAGATGTCAAACCCTGGCAGCAAAACTCCATCGACCTGGAAGTGGGCTACCTGTGGAAGGTGGGCGGTGATACGCCCCTGGACTATGAAAGCGCCCCAGTGATGCTGTCCTGGCGCCCAGCCTACATGATGCACCATGTGTTTGAAGATGGCTCCGCAATCGTCGTGCGCAGCCGCTTTGCCGCTATCGGCCAGGCCATCCTCCAGGGGCCTGAAAATCATTACTTCGGCTTCATGGCCGCCCCTTCCCTGGAATATTGGGATGCCACCGGCACTTGGTCCGTGTATGGCCAGCTCGGCGGTGGTCTGGGCTGGATTGACTCCCAGGGCGTGACCGGCGGCCAGGGCCAGGACCTAACCTACAATTGGTTTGCCGCCGCTGGCGTTTCCTACGCTGTGGCTGAAAATGTGGACCTGCGCCTAGGCGCGATGTTCCAGCACCTGTCCAACCAGGGTGCCACCGATCCGAACCCGGGGCTGAATTCCCTGGGTGTCACACTGGGCGTTACCTGGAGTTTCTAATACGGCTTCATGTTCAGCATCGTCGAAGCCATCCGTCAGCGTGCGACGCCCCAAGCGGTCGCGTTGGTCCAGAAAGACCGCACGCTCAGTTACGAGTCCCTTTTCCAGCAGTGCGATGCCCTCGCTGCGATGATCCAGCAGCATGTGCCGCATGATCCCGCGCGGGTGGATCGCCTGCGCATCGGCGTACACTTCCCCAGCAGCCTGGACTATGTGCCCCTGGCGCTGGCCACTCTGGCCGCCGGAGCCTGCTTTGTCCCCATTCCGGATGAACTGGCCGATGAGGAAAAGCGCGACCTCGCCACCCGCACCGGCATGGATGCCGTGCTGGTGCTGGAAACGCTGGCCGGCTGGCTGCCTGAGGGCACGCAAAAGCTGGGCGCCTTCAGCGTGGCCGAACAAAAAGTGCTGATCCAGCGCCTGCCCGCTGTCACGCCCGGTTTCCCAGCAGCGGCGTTTGAGGGGATTAACCCCGCCTTCATCCGCTTCAGCTCCGGCACCACGGGCAAATCGAAAGGCGTTCTGCTTTCCCACGAGTCCCTGCTGGAGCGCATCACCGCCGCCAATGAAGGCCTGCGCATTGGCCCTGGCGATCGTGTACTGTGGGTGCTGCCCATGGCGCATCACTTTGCCGTCTCCATCGTACTGTACCTCTACCACGGGGCCACAACCATCATCGAGGAAACCCACATGGGTGAGGACCTGCTGCGCGCTGGGGCTGAGCAAAAAGCCACCGTCATGTACGGCAGCCCCGTGCACTATCGCCAGCTGGTGGAGGCACCGCCCGTGGGCGAGTGGACCACCCTGCGCCTGGCGGTGGCTACCGCCGCTGCGCTGGATGCTGCCACGGCGGAGAAATTCCGCGCCCGTTTTGGCCGCGATCTGGTGCAGGGCCTGGGCATCATCGAACTCGGGCTGCCCGTGCTGAACCTCACTGGCGCGCAAGAGGCCCCCGAGGCCATCGGCCTGCCGCTGAGCGCCTATGAATGCCTGCTGAAGGATGATACGGGCCGCGAACCACCTGCGGGTGAGCCAGGCGAAATCTGCCTGCGTGGCAAAGGAATGTTCGATGCCTACCTGGACCCCTGGATGCCGCGTGCGGAAGCCCTGGATGCGGAAGGTTGGTTCACAACCGGTGACCTGGGCCGGCGTGATGCGGCAGGCCGCGTGACCATCTGCGGACGCAAGAAAACCCTGATCAATGTCGGCGGTATGAAGGTCTTCCCAGAGGAAGTGGAGCGCGTCCTGGATTCCCACCCGAAGGTGCAGCGCTCCCTCGTCGAAGCTCGTCTGCATCCTCTCTATGGGGAGGTGCCCATCGTGCGCTACATCGCCAGTCCCGAAGGTGCCCCCACCACCATGGAGCTACGCAATCACTGCCGCGCTCACCTTGCCGGGTATAAGATTCCCCTGCTCTTCAGCGCCGTGCCACAACTGCCGCTGACCGCCAGCGGCAAGCTCAAGCGCGCCTAACCAAAGGTTAAGCGGGGATAAAGAGCCTAACGCTTTTTATCCCCGTTCCTTAAGCCACACATCCGCGCAGCACTTCTAAGGCACGTCTCACATCGGCCCGGGTATTGTAGCCATGCACCGCCAGCCGAATACGGCCCGCACTGTGCATGACATGAACATCGGCTTTTTCCAGCGCTGCATGGATCTCGCCACTGCGTTCATGCATGAAGGCGATGATGCCCGTCTTCAGGTCTGCATGCAGTGGGCACATGGGTTTTAAACCGAGGGCGATGAGGCCTTCATAAAGCTCTTTCACTAACGGATCCGCATGGGCCGAGATCGCGGCCACGCCCACATCATCCACGTAACGCAGCGCCGCATTCAGGGCATACAGAGCCGCGAAGTTCGGCATACCCACCGAGAAACTCAGTGCCCCCGGCTTAGTCACCGCCCGGTCAAAGCGATCGGCATCAAAGGCGTTGCTCAAATGGTACCAGCCGCCAGCATGGGTCGTTAGACGCTGAGCATTCTGTTTCGGCACCCCGATGATGCAGCCCCCATGCACTCCCAGCGTCCATTTATGAGTGCTGCTGATGAGAATATCTGCCCCAGGGCAATTCAACTCCACCCGGCCAAAAGCCTGCGTGATGTCCACGGAGATGAGCGCATTCGGTGCTAGCTTACGCACGCTCTCGTGCAAGGCCGTCCAAGCAATGCGGTGCCCGTTAAAAAAACTTATCAGGGAGACCTGAACGAGCTTCGTTTTCTCATTCAGTAATGAAGCCAGTTCAGTCGCTTTCAGTTCTCCTTCGGTGGCCTTCCATAAGCGTACCCTGGGAGGCTGCACCGCACGCAGCCACGGAGTCGCCCCGGCGGGAAAGTCCAGATCGGTCACCACCACCTCATCCTCCGCGCTCAAATTCAAGGCGCTGGCCAAAAGATTGTAAGCCTCCGAGCTGCAAGAGCAGAAAGACACTTCGTCCGTGTTCAGTCCTAGCATTTTAGCACTGATCTCCCGGCAGTTTTCCACCGCAGCAAAGTGCCCTTCACGCCCTCGCATCCCCCGTGTTTTGTCCTTCCAGTAAGCTTGCAGTGCTTCGCCCACGCCCAGAGGCGGGATGCTTTCAGCCGCAGTATTGAGGTAGGTGATGCCTTGCAGCGTGGGAAAATCGCGGAGCCGGGAGGAGTCTGTAAGCATGGGTGAAAATACAACGCAACATCCTAGCCGCTGCAATCAAAGGACCGATCTTCCCCCGCAGAAAATGGCGCAACTTGCAGCGGGGGCATTTGAATGAGACATACTCACCCATGGAAAAAACGGAGGCCATCCTCATCGGACGCACACGCTACTCGGAGACGACGCTGATCGTCCAATGGTGCAGTGCTGATCAAGGGCTCTTCCGCACCATTGCCAAAGGGGCTCTCCGCCCCAAATCCGCTTTCGCAGGCTTGTTGGATCTTTTTGTCTCAGCAGACATCAGCTACACCCAGTCTCGCAGCAGTGATCTGCACAAACTGGTGGAGGCTCATTGGCAAAATCCA includes these proteins:
- a CDS encoding class I adenylate-forming enzyme family protein, coding for MFSIVEAIRQRATPQAVALVQKDRTLSYESLFQQCDALAAMIQQHVPHDPARVDRLRIGVHFPSSLDYVPLALATLAAGACFVPIPDELADEEKRDLATRTGMDAVLVLETLAGWLPEGTQKLGAFSVAEQKVLIQRLPAVTPGFPAAAFEGINPAFIRFSSGTTGKSKGVLLSHESLLERITAANEGLRIGPGDRVLWVLPMAHHFAVSIVLYLYHGATTIIEETHMGEDLLRAGAEQKATVMYGSPVHYRQLVEAPPVGEWTTLRLAVATAAALDAATAEKFRARFGRDLVQGLGIIELGLPVLNLTGAQEAPEAIGLPLSAYECLLKDDTGREPPAGEPGEICLRGKGMFDAYLDPWMPRAEALDAEGWFTTGDLGRRDAAGRVTICGRKKTLINVGGMKVFPEEVERVLDSHPKVQRSLVEARLHPLYGEVPIVRYIASPEGAPTTMELRNHCRAHLAGYKIPLLFSAVPQLPLTASGKLKRA
- a CDS encoding acyloxyacyl hydrolase, whose product is MKRLLTLFAFLTTAAFAGEPASIAPGLSPDVKPWQQNSIDLEVGYLWKVGGDTPLDYESAPVMLSWRPAYMMHHVFEDGSAIVVRSRFAAIGQAILQGPENHYFGFMAAPSLEYWDATGTWSVYGQLGGGLGWIDSQGVTGGQGQDLTYNWFAAAGVSYAVAENVDLRLGAMFQHLSNQGATDPNPGLNSLGVTLGVTWSF
- a CDS encoding PEP-CTERM sorting domain-containing protein (PEP-CTERM proteins occur, often in large numbers, in the proteomes of bacteria that also encode an exosortase, a predicted intramembrane cysteine proteinase. The presence of a PEP-CTERM domain at a protein's C-terminus predicts cleavage within the sorting domain, followed by covalent anchoring to some some component of the (usually Gram-negative) cell surface. Many PEP-CTERM proteins exhibit an unusual sequence composition that includes large numbers of potential glycosylation sites. Expression of one such protein has been shown restore the ability of a bacterium to form floc, a type of biofilm.), yielding MKLPPLFRASALLRSLLFLAAWVLAGAGISPAAVLLQDSFENGIKATPDSSSIGNWTNFADAGVTESGGVLTVMTTNSGVSNSGNFSTTVRPELNPFTSTIQFSVTDFDLAGTGDYAADNTGRFRIGLTSTLGSFFGSNDAFALEINNGGHGFRLGTKADNTANDPSGSVASGFGLTSAITAFDFTFTSTTWDLVLYSGETILFDQAGNWSLGDAANWGAGTANTGASSLLLAVQNTNTTGTPTGFKSFSIGSIEVSATIVPEPSRALLLGLALAGLALRRSRAP
- the ygfZ gene encoding CAF17-like 4Fe-4S cluster assembly/insertion protein YgfZ translates to MTADRYSTLATQGAWVNLSTRAKWRLSGADRVRYLNGQVTNDVRTANSLTALYACVTNLKGKIEGDIFIHAAPDGESLLLDADTSLRESLGIRLERYIIADDAVLEDITDDWQLWHRISPPNGTENPPSAEGHYLTNEYRFHLPGYDVWLPNTSAPPSETWLSEAEAETLRILNRVPAYPHELNAETFPQEAGLESRAMSFTKGCYIGQEILSRIKTTGKMPRQLIAWTSETEQPHGEFLMNAEGKEVGQITSATWHPEKQTYVGLAYVRQAAADAGTWQTFSGQTVQAV
- a CDS encoding aminotransferase class V-fold PLP-dependent enzyme, which produces MLTDSSRLRDFPTLQGITYLNTAAESIPPLGVGEALQAYWKDKTRGMRGREGHFAAVENCREISAKMLGLNTDEVSFCSCSSEAYNLLASALNLSAEDEVVVTDLDFPAGATPWLRAVQPPRVRLWKATEGELKATELASLLNEKTKLVQVSLISFFNGHRIAWTALHESVRKLAPNALISVDITQAFGRVELNCPGADILISSTHKWTLGVHGGCIIGVPKQNAQRLTTHAGGWYHLSNAFDADRFDRAVTKPGALSFSVGMPNFAALYALNAALRYVDDVGVAAISAHADPLVKELYEGLIALGLKPMCPLHADLKTGIIAFMHERSGEIHAALEKADVHVMHSAGRIRLAVHGYNTRADVRRALEVLRGCVA
- a CDS encoding YcxB family protein — protein: MNTSSTTQNPIRHEVEIQVTREMMIKAWRAWFFKNEHWLGLSLAVLLIGIGVCMDLRDGILGSFSIISLTLLAMGFFIYVGGYWMGRSRAITKLESIIEGKARYTFTEETIQAESSLGSMTLGWAALDEVRQYEDLILLGFRGASYSTLPKAQLTPAALAFLLERAEVNGIKTRGF
- a CDS encoding L,D-transpeptidase family protein, which gives rise to MTFPRLLSACLLLLPLLSVSCSTQPYYYGGQPAYGGQPSYGQNLFRYGQQGVNVAKKLPSRVMGLFRSDGSFWYADGMQGRPSIRIVLGEQMVYLYKGGHLAGGSPISSGSEGYDTRPGRYRVIEKDIDHKSSIYGDYEDMYGNVVMTNIDNRKDRRPPGTRFEGAKMYYFMRIYGGVGMHQGYLPGYPASHGCIRLPGHMAEKFFLACPMGTPVTVVP
- a CDS encoding exosortase/archaeosortase family protein, producing the protein MSSPPPLPSPNASRQATIVWSIGGFLVFLLTVLWPYQHWEFESRSSIVMGIVNKAAADSEWYYCLAVAPIVGWLIWRMRDDLRRLPLRVSWFGAPLLVVGMVCYWAGYKVDTGYPGFMAVQLVTLGLILMLGGWHWVKWLVFPWAFLVFMWPMVPLETRLAFPLRILTAKASSGFLNLVGLDVVRDGTGIHSAADAARGLAQGAEFKLDVDEPCSGIRSLFSLLMISALYGWLMLKTWGARTVLFASAIPLAVLGNFVRMILLTLGSKWFGVEFAVGRNIAGQQEMSAFHTLAGFAVFGVALAGMFAIATILEKRESKKRPQSPEAPRPAPVIVGKSPWLPLAVSVLICGVGLAFCAVTDTTYRVGAPPISLDLPERLGNFESQDMPMMAVERQNLNEGVQIGRRFYFTRERAVLASVVLSGPVKRSLHEPQICLPGQGWVISGKSFIEFDCGLPQPVQATLLTMHRDVQNAAGAVVRTKALNVYWYQGSQGRTASSYDEHVGYSYADALLRNIDHRWALLSFFAPLKDQALGSMDPYAELNALEDMKVFMREFVPPLLEAAPKD